A window of the Aeromicrobium phoceense genome harbors these coding sequences:
- a CDS encoding SGNH/GDSL hydrolase family protein — protein MRTLRRPAALAAVLTLTAGLVAALPASAADRSPSWHHPSSGERYVALGDSFVAGPGIPTQQPGGCARSDHNFPSLVAAEIGAKSFTDASCSAARTTHYWNPQTIGGETVPPQLDALNRKTTLVTLGTMGGNDVGLVGLAQTCLVQGCSTLPTQPFHDAIDALAPVYERLIADVRERSPRATIVAVGYGTYVPRETCAALVNATSADLAYLQSMIDRLSDTIGEVAADEGVAFVDMRDIEGWQEHSGCAAPEEQWVRALNPYGDGAPLHPSTAGMEQMADQALKVIEPLVRARRASAWRVAAAAHTVRLHAVCHGPSRRSDVTLRVTGGKGLATAALFHIGDTTVGADTRAPFALTRSARSLRDLRGSVHAKVTLKHGTVSHTTSVRTSRPKCLR, from the coding sequence GTGAGAACCCTTCGTCGCCCCGCGGCCCTGGCCGCAGTCCTGACCCTGACGGCCGGGCTGGTGGCCGCCCTGCCCGCCTCGGCGGCCGACCGCTCCCCCTCGTGGCACCACCCCTCCTCCGGCGAGCGCTACGTGGCCCTGGGCGACTCGTTCGTCGCGGGACCCGGCATCCCCACGCAGCAGCCGGGCGGCTGTGCGCGCAGCGACCACAACTTCCCCAGCCTGGTCGCCGCCGAGATCGGCGCGAAGTCGTTCACCGACGCCAGCTGCAGCGCGGCGCGGACCACGCACTACTGGAACCCGCAGACGATCGGCGGAGAGACCGTCCCGCCGCAGCTCGACGCACTGAACCGCAAGACCACCCTCGTCACGCTGGGAACCATGGGCGGCAACGACGTCGGACTGGTCGGGCTGGCGCAGACGTGCCTCGTCCAGGGGTGCAGCACGCTGCCGACGCAGCCGTTCCACGACGCGATCGACGCCCTCGCGCCCGTGTACGAGCGCCTGATCGCGGACGTGCGCGAGCGCTCGCCGCGCGCCACCATCGTGGCCGTCGGCTACGGCACCTACGTCCCGCGCGAGACCTGCGCGGCGCTCGTCAACGCCACGAGCGCCGACCTTGCGTACCTCCAGTCGATGATCGACCGGCTGAGCGACACGATCGGCGAGGTCGCGGCCGACGAGGGCGTCGCCTTCGTGGACATGCGCGACATCGAGGGCTGGCAGGAGCACTCCGGGTGCGCCGCGCCCGAGGAGCAGTGGGTCCGGGCCCTGAACCCCTACGGCGACGGCGCACCGCTGCACCCCTCGACCGCCGGCATGGAGCAGATGGCCGACCAGGCGCTCAAGGTGATCGAGCCGCTGGTGCGGGCCCGCCGGGCATCTGCCTGGCGCGTCGCGGCCGCGGCCCACACGGTGCGTCTGCACGCGGTGTGCCACGGCCCTTCGCGACGGTCCGACGTCACGCTGCGCGTCACCGGCGGGAAGGGTCTGGCCACCGCGGCCCTCTTCCACATCGGCGATACGACCGTCGGCGCGGACACGCGAGCACCGTTCGCCCTCACCCGCTCGGCGCGCTCCCTGCGCGACCTGCGCGGCTCGGTGCACGCCAAGGTCACGCTGAAGCACGGCACGGTGTCCCACACGACGTCCGTCCGGACCAGCCGGCCGAAGTGCCTGCGCTGA
- a CDS encoding DNA-3-methyladenine glycosylase has product MTDVTQRARDLLGRLLHGHGVVARITEVEAYGGIDDPASHAFVRTPRSEIMYGPPWRLYVYRIHGHHAANVVTGPTDRAAAVLIRAGEIVEGIDVARERRGPVADQALARGPGNLTKALGITSLDLGTDLLDPEPVSLGERVETPEIVAGPRVGVRLNADLPWRFWVADDPTVSAYRRHPRA; this is encoded by the coding sequence ATGACCGACGTCACCCAGCGCGCCCGCGACCTGCTGGGTCGCCTGCTCCACGGTCACGGAGTGGTCGCCCGGATCACCGAGGTCGAGGCGTACGGCGGCATCGACGATCCCGCCTCGCACGCGTTCGTCCGGACCCCGCGCTCGGAGATCATGTACGGCCCGCCGTGGCGCCTGTACGTCTACCGGATCCACGGCCACCACGCCGCGAACGTCGTCACGGGCCCGACCGATCGCGCGGCGGCCGTGCTGATCCGTGCCGGCGAGATCGTCGAGGGGATCGACGTGGCGCGCGAGCGTCGCGGACCCGTCGCGGACCAGGCGTTGGCTCGCGGGCCGGGCAACCTCACGAAGGCGCTCGGCATCACGAGCCTGGACCTCGGCACCGACCTGCTCGATCCCGAGCCGGTGTCCCTCGGCGAGCGCGTGGAGACGCCCGAGATCGTCGCCGGTCCCCGGGTCGGGGTGCGACTCAACGCCGACCTCCCGTGGCGCTTCTGGGTGGCGGACGATCCGACCGTCTCGGCGTACCGCCGCCACCCGCGGGCCTGA
- a CDS encoding GDSL-type esterase/lipase family protein, with the protein MLAAVTALALAVGLAHATPAAADESARPAGEHYVALGDSYVAGPGIEGQVHPGCGRSDRNYPSLVASALGTASFTDASCSAATTKHLWTPQSTYGEMNPAQLDALRPTTTLVTLGTIGGNDIDIAGIAGVCILSGCAEPAVEEHRAAIDALEPVYRGLIAEIRRRSPLARIVTVGYGTAMPSTACEALGTATETDLRYVQGLVDRLSDTLRRVASEEAVSFVEMRDLPGWQEHSACAAPEAQWIRGLETHGDGVQLHPSALGMVAMAGHVLKTITAARPAPPAESQPLPSAPPVTSPKPVPSPAPTAKPVPTSAQRLGAAVSTLRLRAVCSGPRASRRVTLRISGGHGLVRGSTFRLGRSVIARDTRAPFTLTRSSSALKRTKFRGAASARVVLRHGTASRAVMLRAPRPGCLR; encoded by the coding sequence ATGCTCGCCGCCGTCACCGCTCTCGCGCTGGCGGTGGGGCTCGCGCACGCCACCCCGGCGGCCGCGGACGAGTCCGCCAGGCCCGCCGGTGAGCACTACGTCGCCCTCGGCGACTCCTACGTGGCGGGCCCGGGGATCGAGGGTCAGGTGCACCCGGGATGCGGCCGCAGCGACCGGAACTACCCGAGCCTGGTCGCCTCCGCCCTGGGTACGGCCTCCTTCACCGACGCCAGCTGCAGCGCCGCCACCACGAAGCACCTGTGGACTCCCCAGTCGACCTACGGCGAGATGAACCCCGCCCAGCTGGACGCCCTGCGCCCGACCACGACGCTGGTCACCCTCGGCACGATCGGCGGGAACGACATCGACATCGCGGGCATCGCCGGCGTGTGCATCCTGAGCGGGTGCGCCGAGCCGGCGGTCGAGGAGCACCGCGCCGCGATCGACGCGCTGGAGCCGGTCTACCGCGGCCTGATCGCCGAGATCCGCCGACGGTCGCCGCTCGCCCGAATCGTGACGGTCGGGTACGGGACGGCGATGCCGTCGACGGCGTGCGAGGCGCTCGGCACCGCCACCGAGACCGATCTTCGCTACGTGCAGGGCCTGGTCGACCGGTTGAGTGACACCCTGCGCCGCGTGGCCTCCGAGGAAGCCGTGTCGTTCGTCGAGATGCGCGACCTGCCGGGCTGGCAGGAGCACTCGGCGTGCGCCGCGCCCGAGGCGCAGTGGATTCGCGGCCTCGAGACCCACGGCGACGGTGTTCAGCTGCACCCCTCGGCGCTGGGCATGGTGGCGATGGCGGGTCACGTGCTGAAGACCATCACCGCCGCGCGACCCGCGCCGCCGGCGGAGTCGCAGCCGTTGCCGAGTGCACCGCCCGTGACCAGCCCGAAGCCCGTCCCTTCGCCGGCTCCGACGGCGAAGCCGGTGCCGACCTCGGCCCAGCGACTCGGCGCGGCGGTCAGCACGCTGCGGCTGCGGGCCGTGTGCTCCGGCCCGCGTGCCTCGCGTCGGGTGACGCTGCGCATCTCGGGAGGCCACGGGCTCGTCCGTGGATCGACCTTCCGGCTCGGTCGCTCCGTGATCGCACGCGACACCCGGGCTCCGTTCACGCTGACGCGCAGCAGCTCGGCCCTGAAGCGGACGAAGTTCCGCGGCGCGGCGAGCGCCCGGGTGGTGCTGCGCCACGGGACGGCCTCGCGCGCGGTCATGCTGAGGGCCCCGCGGCCCGGCTGCCTGCGCTGA
- a CDS encoding NAD(P)/FAD-dependent oxidoreductase — protein sequence MDVIVIGGGISGVAIAYELAADREVLVLEAEKSLAVHTTGRSAATWIGSYGPPVVRELTTASRDFLVDPPFDVDGPVASPMSCLWLGVNGRDADVHRLAEDTHAQLIDGAEAERLCPVLRPGEIAVAAWDETALDLDVMGLHHAYARAFRARGGTIATSSRVASALRDGSEWVVTTTSGDVFRADVVVNASGAWGDVVGALFGAERLRLEPRRRTIFQSSTTVSLAGVPFTAGIDDGFYFKSEGGAVLCSPQDASLHEPGDPKPDELEIARAIEAVNAVTTLGLRSVRTAWAGLRTFAPDGNPVARWDAKAEGYFHYLGQAGYGIQMAPALAQLAAPLVRAA from the coding sequence ATGGACGTCATCGTCATCGGCGGTGGGATCTCCGGGGTCGCCATCGCCTACGAGCTGGCCGCCGACCGTGAGGTCCTCGTGCTCGAGGCCGAGAAGTCGCTGGCGGTGCACACCACCGGCCGCTCCGCCGCCACGTGGATCGGCAGCTACGGCCCGCCGGTCGTGCGCGAGCTCACGACGGCGAGCCGCGACTTCCTGGTCGACCCGCCCTTCGACGTTGACGGGCCTGTCGCCTCACCGATGTCGTGCCTGTGGCTCGGCGTCAACGGGCGCGACGCCGACGTGCACCGGCTGGCCGAGGACACGCACGCCCAGCTGATCGACGGTGCCGAGGCCGAACGGCTCTGTCCGGTCCTTCGCCCGGGCGAGATCGCGGTGGCGGCGTGGGACGAGACGGCTCTCGACCTCGACGTGATGGGCCTGCACCACGCGTACGCCCGAGCCTTCCGTGCCCGCGGCGGCACGATCGCCACCTCGTCGCGCGTGGCCTCGGCGCTGCGCGACGGATCGGAGTGGGTCGTCACGACCACCTCCGGGGACGTCTTCCGTGCCGACGTGGTCGTCAACGCGTCCGGCGCCTGGGGCGACGTGGTGGGGGCGCTCTTCGGGGCCGAGCGACTGCGCCTCGAGCCGCGCCGTCGCACGATCTTCCAGTCGTCCACGACGGTCTCGCTCGCGGGCGTGCCCTTCACCGCCGGCATCGACGACGGCTTCTACTTCAAGTCCGAGGGCGGTGCGGTCCTGTGCTCGCCCCAGGACGCCTCGCTGCACGAGCCCGGCGACCCCAAGCCCGACGAGCTGGAGATCGCCCGCGCCATCGAGGCGGTCAACGCCGTCACGACGTTGGGACTGCGCAGCGTGCGCACCGCCTGGGCCGGGCTGCGCACCTTCGCCCCCGACGGCAACCCCGTCGCTCGCTGGGACGCCAAGGCGGAGGGGTACTTCCACTACCTCGGCCAGGCCGGCTACGGCATCCAGATGGCCCCGGCGCTGGCCCAGCTCGCCGCGCCCCTCGTTCGCGCCGCCTGA
- a CDS encoding flavin-containing monooxygenase: protein MTDHVDVLIVGAGLSGIGAAYRLQERAPGRTYAVLEQRDAIGGTWDLFRYPGVRSDSDMYTLSFPFEPWTHPKAIADGDDIRHYLETTAAKHGITDRIRFGRRVTTAEWSSEDAVWTVTSTVKDGSTEVVTASFLYLCSGYYSYDEGYTPDFPGLEDFEGQVVHPQFWPEDLDHAGKQVVVIGSGATAVTLLPSMAKDAAKVTMLQRTPTYVLSQPGSDPVANLARKVLPASLVHKVARLRYAVMTVGFYMFCRAFPKASRSILLGLTGKSMPGVDRTSLTPPYKPWDQRLCVVPGGDLYKAVRDGSAAIVTDVITEFTPKGVALASGEHLDADIVVTATGLKLVALGQIDVSIDGVKVDPHELYTYKGQMFSGVPNLAWCVGYTNASWTLRADLTWKYVADYLNHLDAHGYAYGIPDPDSDFGHDARLLDLSSGYIARADELLPRSGARTPWKVRQNWFLDSWDARHTDLDEDMIWVRREDLPAAKPEVA from the coding sequence ATGACCGATCACGTCGACGTCCTCATCGTCGGAGCCGGCCTGTCGGGCATCGGCGCGGCGTACCGCCTCCAGGAGCGGGCCCCGGGCCGGACCTACGCCGTCCTCGAGCAGCGCGACGCGATCGGCGGCACGTGGGACCTCTTCCGGTACCCCGGCGTGCGCTCCGACTCCGACATGTACACGCTCAGCTTCCCCTTCGAGCCGTGGACGCACCCCAAGGCCATCGCCGACGGTGACGACATCCGCCACTACCTCGAGACGACCGCCGCCAAGCACGGCATCACCGACCGCATCCGGTTCGGTCGTCGCGTCACGACCGCGGAGTGGTCGAGCGAGGACGCCGTGTGGACCGTCACCAGCACGGTCAAGGACGGCTCCACCGAGGTCGTCACCGCCTCGTTCCTCTACCTGTGCAGCGGCTACTACAGCTACGACGAGGGCTACACGCCCGACTTCCCCGGCCTGGAGGACTTCGAGGGGCAGGTCGTCCACCCCCAGTTCTGGCCCGAGGACCTCGACCACGCCGGCAAGCAGGTCGTCGTGATCGGCTCGGGCGCCACCGCGGTCACGCTGCTGCCGTCGATGGCCAAGGACGCGGCCAAGGTGACGATGCTGCAGCGCACCCCCACCTACGTGCTCAGCCAGCCCGGCAGCGACCCCGTGGCGAACCTCGCCCGCAAGGTGCTGCCCGCCTCGCTCGTGCACAAGGTCGCACGCCTGCGCTACGCGGTGATGACCGTCGGCTTCTACATGTTCTGCCGCGCCTTCCCGAAGGCCTCCCGCTCGATCCTGCTCGGGCTCACGGGCAAGTCCATGCCCGGCGTCGACCGCACCAGCCTCACGCCGCCGTACAAGCCGTGGGACCAGCGGCTGTGCGTCGTCCCCGGGGGCGACCTCTACAAGGCGGTGCGCGACGGCAGCGCCGCGATCGTCACCGACGTGATCACCGAGTTCACCCCGAAGGGCGTCGCCCTCGCCTCGGGCGAGCACCTCGATGCGGACATCGTCGTGACCGCCACCGGCCTCAAGCTCGTGGCCCTGGGTCAGATCGACGTCAGCATCGACGGCGTCAAGGTGGACCCGCACGAGCTCTACACCTACAAGGGCCAGATGTTCAGCGGCGTGCCCAACCTCGCCTGGTGCGTCGGGTACACCAACGCGTCCTGGACGCTGCGTGCCGACCTCACGTGGAAGTACGTCGCCGACTACCTCAACCACCTCGACGCCCACGGCTACGCCTACGGCATCCCCGACCCGGACTCCGACTTCGGGCACGACGCACGGCTGCTCGACCTGTCGTCCGGCTACATCGCACGCGCCGACGAGCTGCTGCCGCGGTCGGGTGCCCGGACGCCGTGGAAGGTGCGCCAGAACTGGTTCCTCGACAGCTGGGACGCGCGGCACACCGACCTCGACGAGGACATGATCTGGGTGCGCCGCGAGGACCTGCCGGCGGCGAAGCCCGAGGTGGCCTGA
- a CDS encoding vitamin K epoxide reductase family protein, which produces MTAVASDAPAPAPAEDDAHRSDRGLGIFLVVSGAIALWSSLILTYDKISLLKAQASGTAKELNCDISAFVSCSSVISSDQSEAFGFPNTFMGVVGFSVVVTLGVLLASGVVFPRWIWVGLGLGTLFGIGFVTWLQYQAIWEIGKLCPWCMVVWAMMIPMFVAVTARVTGSRFLKNWTVLISALWIIAIVATIWFEFGETLWA; this is translated from the coding sequence ATGACCGCCGTTGCCTCCGACGCTCCAGCGCCGGCACCCGCCGAAGACGATGCCCACCGCTCCGACCGCGGACTCGGGATCTTCCTGGTCGTCTCCGGAGCGATCGCGCTCTGGTCGTCCCTGATCCTGACCTACGACAAGATCTCGCTGCTGAAGGCCCAGGCCTCCGGTACCGCGAAGGAGCTGAACTGCGACATCTCGGCATTCGTCAGCTGCAGCAGCGTCATCTCGTCCGACCAGTCCGAGGCGTTCGGCTTCCCGAACACCTTCATGGGCGTCGTGGGCTTCAGCGTGGTGGTCACGCTGGGTGTCCTGCTGGCCTCCGGGGTCGTGTTCCCCCGCTGGATCTGGGTCGGTCTCGGACTCGGCACCCTGTTCGGCATCGGCTTCGTGACGTGGCTGCAGTACCAGGCGATCTGGGAGATCGGCAAGCTCTGCCCCTGGTGCATGGTGGTCTGGGCGATGATGATCCCGATGTTCGTCGCGGTCACCGCGCGCGTCACCGGCAGCCGCTTCCTCAAGAACTGGACGGTCCTAATCTCGGCCCTGTGGATCATCGCGATCGTGGCGACCATCTGGTTCGAGTTCGGCGAGACCCTCTGGGCGTGA
- a CDS encoding type II secretion system F family protein: MLLIGIVAIFASLGLLFKALGVFGKQESVAAARLRELTESEVVVAGSAKDLHQASKGGLGYRLTPRGIVDKAERNYMLAGRPDGSSVAKILMQKVIFGAVGLGLGIMVYSSKGGLLGVMMLVGAPLLGYFAPDIILNGKAVRRQEEIQYALPDLLDQITISIESGTSFENALARTGQTGKGPLAEEIVRTVQDIGLGLPRREAYESLVARTDVDELRKFVRSILQGEEFGVPVSDIVREQAQEMRVGRRLRAEGVANQIPVKMLLPLMGTILPVLFIIVIGPAIISAIGQFKGA; this comes from the coding sequence ATGCTGCTCATCGGGATAGTGGCGATCTTCGCATCGCTCGGTCTGCTGTTCAAAGCCTTGGGCGTCTTCGGGAAACAGGAGTCAGTCGCCGCTGCTCGGCTTCGTGAACTCACGGAGTCCGAGGTCGTCGTCGCCGGGTCTGCCAAGGATCTGCACCAGGCATCAAAGGGCGGCTTGGGTTACCGGTTGACGCCTCGCGGCATCGTCGACAAGGCGGAACGCAACTACATGTTGGCGGGTCGTCCCGATGGCTCGAGCGTCGCGAAGATCCTCATGCAGAAGGTCATCTTCGGGGCCGTGGGACTTGGCTTGGGCATCATGGTCTACTCCAGCAAAGGCGGGTTGTTGGGCGTGATGATGCTGGTCGGTGCGCCCTTGCTGGGGTATTTCGCGCCCGACATCATCCTCAACGGCAAGGCCGTGCGCCGCCAGGAGGAGATCCAGTACGCGCTGCCTGACCTCCTCGACCAGATCACGATCTCGATCGAGTCCGGTACAAGCTTCGAGAACGCGCTCGCCCGTACCGGCCAGACCGGCAAGGGGCCGCTCGCCGAGGAGATCGTCCGTACGGTTCAGGACATCGGTCTCGGTCTGCCGCGCCGCGAAGCCTACGAATCCCTCGTCGCGCGTACCGACGTGGACGAGCTGCGCAAGTTCGTGCGCTCGATCCTGCAGGGCGAGGAATTCGGCGTACCGGTCTCGGACATCGTCCGTGAGCAGGCCCAGGAGATGCGCGTCGGTCGACGACTGCGCGCGGAGGGCGTAGCCAACCAGATCCCCGTCAAGATGCTGCTGCCCCTCATGGGCACGATCCTGCCGGTGCTTTTCATCATCGTCATCGGTCCCGCCATCATCAGCGCGATCGGGCAGTTCAAGGGTGCGTGA
- a CDS encoding type II secretion system F family protein, which translates to MTSLLAIGVVLILVAVAAFGYAMLQPDLATLRSEQMKAETVGEGRRVSQSTPVYDLIDKLLSTFGLRPFSEDELSLAGIKSSVTSVVATTLLVAFIAFAGGLALTSSFFFAFILLLAAPFLVKMYVGVKTSRRREKFGRQMSETMTQFSSALKSGMNVPNALGSVAAEMDEPMGEELARIVNETRLGRDLIDGMKDTAERMQSADFMWVTEAVAIQRESGGRLSEILDRVTETISQRNELRMKVESLAAEGKASAVILMGLPVGVGLLFLVINREYMMPLFNTGAGKILMVVSLVFYTLGGIWLRSITKVKL; encoded by the coding sequence GTGACCAGTCTGTTGGCGATCGGTGTCGTATTGATCCTTGTGGCCGTGGCTGCGTTCGGCTACGCCATGTTGCAGCCCGACCTGGCGACCCTGCGCTCGGAGCAGATGAAGGCCGAGACCGTCGGCGAAGGGCGTCGCGTCAGCCAGTCCACGCCCGTTTACGACCTCATCGACAAGTTGCTCTCCACCTTCGGGCTGAGGCCATTCTCGGAGGACGAGCTCTCCTTGGCTGGCATCAAGTCCAGTGTGACGTCGGTGGTCGCCACGACCTTGCTGGTCGCCTTCATCGCCTTCGCGGGAGGACTGGCCTTGACGAGTTCCTTCTTCTTCGCGTTCATCCTGCTCCTGGCCGCTCCCTTCCTGGTCAAGATGTACGTCGGTGTGAAGACGTCGAGGCGCCGAGAAAAGTTCGGCCGCCAGATGTCGGAGACGATGACTCAGTTCAGTTCGGCGCTGAAGTCCGGCATGAACGTGCCGAATGCGCTGGGCAGCGTCGCCGCGGAGATGGACGAGCCCATGGGCGAGGAGCTCGCCCGGATCGTGAACGAGACGCGGCTGGGACGTGACCTGATCGACGGCATGAAGGACACGGCCGAGCGCATGCAGAGCGCCGACTTCATGTGGGTGACCGAGGCGGTCGCCATCCAGCGCGAGTCTGGCGGTCGGTTGAGCGAGATCCTCGACCGCGTCACCGAGACGATCTCCCAGCGCAACGAGCTGCGCATGAAGGTCGAGTCTCTCGCGGCGGAGGGCAAGGCGTCCGCGGTCATCCTCATGGGCCTGCCCGTTGGTGTCGGGCTGCTCTTCCTGGTGATCAATCGGGAGTACATGATGCCGTTGTTCAACACCGGCGCCGGCAAGATCTTGATGGTTGTGAGCCTCGTCTTCTACACCCTCGGCGGGATTTGGCTCCGCTCGATCACGAAGGTGAAACTGTAA
- a CDS encoding CpaF family protein, protein MSITDRLLAAEKHIETGSRPTTVLQRSAVLDELKRRSVESLFRRIGTRINDASLTDLQLRDFVRSELELILQEEHVQLGSAERAQLMREIEDDALGLGPIQRLLDDDDISEIMVNHPSQIFVERKGKLTLADESFSSEDQLRRVIERIVGKVGRRIDESSPLVDARLTDGSRVNAVIPPLAVRGSSLTIRKFAKKALSIQDLINYGSMSPDLAELLELCVRGRLNILVSGGTGTGKTTLLNVLSSFIPEDERIVTIEDAIELKLQQAHVVQLEARPANIEGRGEVTIRDLVKNSLRMRPDRVVIGECRSGEALDMLQAMNTGHDGSISTLHANSPRDCIARLETLVLMAGMDLPLRAIREQIGSAVDMIVQISRLRDGSRRITYVTELTGIKDDEPVLNDLYRFDFGAGYDEDGHPRGTVKAVGDGAHLVDLLEERGIHVPPHLLNARKESAS, encoded by the coding sequence ATGAGCATCACCGACCGGCTGCTGGCAGCCGAGAAGCACATCGAGACCGGCAGCCGTCCCACCACCGTCCTGCAGCGCTCCGCGGTGCTCGACGAGCTCAAGCGTCGCTCCGTCGAGTCGCTGTTCCGCCGCATCGGCACCCGCATCAACGACGCCTCGCTCACCGACCTGCAGCTGCGCGACTTCGTCCGCTCCGAGCTCGAGCTCATCCTGCAGGAGGAGCACGTCCAGCTCGGCAGCGCCGAGCGCGCCCAGCTCATGCGCGAGATCGAGGACGACGCGCTCGGCCTCGGTCCGATCCAGCGTCTGCTCGACGACGACGACATCAGCGAGATCATGGTCAACCACCCCTCGCAGATCTTCGTCGAGCGCAAGGGCAAGCTCACGCTCGCCGACGAGTCGTTCAGCTCCGAGGACCAGCTGCGCCGCGTCATCGAGCGCATCGTCGGCAAGGTCGGCCGTCGCATCGACGAGTCGTCCCCGCTGGTCGACGCGCGCCTCACCGACGGATCGCGCGTCAACGCCGTCATCCCGCCGCTCGCGGTGCGCGGCTCCTCGCTGACGATCCGCAAGTTCGCCAAGAAGGCGCTCAGCATCCAGGACCTCATCAACTACGGCTCGATGAGTCCCGACCTGGCCGAGCTGCTCGAGCTGTGCGTCCGCGGCCGCCTCAACATCCTCGTCTCGGGCGGTACCGGCACCGGCAAGACGACGCTGCTGAACGTGCTGTCGTCGTTCATCCCCGAGGACGAGCGCATCGTCACGATCGAGGACGCGATCGAGCTCAAGCTGCAGCAGGCCCACGTCGTGCAGCTCGAGGCGCGCCCGGCCAACATCGAGGGCCGCGGCGAGGTCACGATCCGCGACCTGGTCAAGAACTCGCTGCGTATGCGCCCGGACCGCGTCGTCATCGGCGAGTGCCGCTCGGGCGAGGCGCTCGACATGCTGCAGGCGATGAACACCGGTCACGACGGCTCGATCTCAACCCTGCACGCCAACTCGCCGCGCGACTGCATCGCCCGTCTTGAGACGCTCGTGCTGATGGCCGGCATGGACCTGCCGCTGCGTGCGATCCGCGAGCAGATCGGCTCGGCCGTCGACATGATCGTGCAGATCTCGCGCCTGCGCGACGGCTCGCGTCGCATCACCTACGTCACCGAGCTCACGGGGATCAAGGACGACGAGCCCGTGCTCAACGACCTCTACCGCTTCGACTTCGGTGCCGGCTACGACGAGGACGGACACCCCCGCGGCACGGTCAAGGCCGTCGGCGACGGCGCCCACCTCGTCGACCTGCTCGAGGAGCGCGGCATCCACGTGCCGCCCCATCTGCTCAACGCCCGCAAGGAGTCCGCTTCGTGA
- a CDS encoding AAA family ATPase has protein sequence MSIIVITESSPFAGRLRRVADRQVVGLRPTFSEHALNSMLGTMRAIDLVVICEDVDDEQSMEMADIVHDHQLDVPVVLVRESPEPLSAEQRQFGVVESVPAISSDLEIERLLARHAGATMPGAAPERDRQREAPAVPAAPVVKIDPEEHRVVVVLSPKGGVGKTTISTNLAIALSRRAPLDTVIVDFDSQFGDVGSVLNINAQHTLENAFTQDGVQPPLVVKGLLNAFDEKLLVLAASESPAALEKFTPQQESDLLRQLSKDYAYVVIDTGSGLTDETLAALEVATDVIMVTTMDVSSVKALRRAVDLLDTIDLLPRNRHLVVNMTESGTGLELDDISAALKMPVDVSVARSVDIALSVNTGKPLAQAKRSAELSGAVDAMVAKLRGETARRRGGLFRRDE, from the coding sequence GTGAGCATCATCGTCATCACCGAGTCCAGCCCGTTCGCGGGACGGTTGCGCCGCGTCGCCGACCGGCAGGTGGTGGGTCTGCGACCCACCTTCTCCGAGCACGCGCTCAACTCGATGCTGGGCACGATGCGGGCCATCGACCTCGTGGTGATCTGCGAGGACGTTGATGACGAGCAGTCCATGGAGATGGCCGACATCGTCCACGACCACCAGCTCGACGTGCCGGTCGTCCTGGTACGCGAGTCGCCCGAGCCGCTCTCGGCCGAGCAGCGCCAGTTCGGCGTGGTCGAGTCGGTCCCGGCGATCTCCTCCGACCTCGAGATCGAACGCCTGCTCGCCCGGCACGCCGGCGCGACGATGCCCGGCGCCGCCCCCGAGCGAGATCGCCAGCGCGAGGCGCCGGCCGTGCCCGCCGCCCCGGTCGTGAAGATCGACCCCGAGGAGCACCGCGTGGTCGTGGTGCTGTCGCCCAAGGGCGGCGTCGGGAAGACGACCATCTCGACCAACCTCGCCATCGCCCTGTCGCGCCGTGCCCCGCTGGACACCGTGATCGTCGACTTCGACTCGCAGTTCGGCGACGTCGGCAGCGTCCTGAACATCAACGCGCAGCACACGCTGGAGAACGCGTTCACGCAGGACGGCGTCCAGCCGCCGCTCGTGGTCAAGGGCCTGCTCAACGCGTTCGACGAGAAGTTGCTCGTGCTCGCCGCGTCGGAGTCGCCCGCCGCGCTCGAGAAGTTCACGCCCCAGCAGGAGAGCGACCTGCTCCGCCAGCTCTCGAAGGACTACGCCTACGTCGTCATCGACACCGGCTCGGGCCTGACCGACGAGACACTGGCGGCGCTGGAGGTCGCGACCGACGTGATCATGGTGACGACGATGGACGTCTCGAGCGTCAAGGCCCTGCGCCGGGCCGTCGACCTGCTCGACACCATCGACCTGCTGCCGCGGAACCGCCACCTGGTCGTGAACATGACCGAGTCGGGCACCGGCCTCGAGCTCGACGACATCTCGGCCGCGCTGAAAATGCCCGTCGACGTCTCCGTCGCCCGCTCGGTCGACATCGCGCTCTCGGTCAACACCGGCAAGCCGCTGGCCCAGGCGAAGCGCTCGGCCGAGCTCTCCGGCGCGGTCGACGCCATGGTGGCCAAGCTCCGTGGCGAGACCGCTCGCCGCCGGGGCGGACTGTTCAGGAGGGACGAATGA